A DNA window from Andrena cerasifolii isolate SP2316 chromosome 16, iyAndCera1_principal, whole genome shotgun sequence contains the following coding sequences:
- the LOC143377918 gene encoding uncharacterized protein LOC143377918 produces the protein MTVHCMRNPMYALCLLAAVCVRQHVHNSSLTKLPIIPIPKASCFLYKFSVNFELWCSMLRTAGPLTKGVSFQAPTTLLTKPNEANLRTVINARTSRINSHLPTVKEADSLVSCVYKFTKRARRMVDDIRTSFPISKSPGCLDPTSTCSVLDSLLYLTSSVGTKWLA, from the exons ATGACCGTGCATTGCATGAGGAACCCAATGTACGCACTGTGTCTGCTGGCAGCAGTTTGCGTACGACAGCATGTACATAACAG TTCTCTTACCAAGCTGCCAATCATTCCCATTCCGAAGGCTTCGtgctttttatataaattttctgTTAATTTTGAATTATGGTGTTCAATGCTTAGAACGGCTGGGCCATTGACAAAGGGGGTATCATTCCAAGCCCCTACTACTCTATTAACGAAACCCAACGAAGCAAATCTAAGGACAGTCATTAATGCCCGGACCTCGAGGATAAATAGTCACCTTCCGACGGTCAAAGAAGCAGATTCGTTGGTTTCATGCGTGTACAAGTTCACCAAGCGAGCACGGCGCATGGTAGACGACATTCGTACAAGCTTTCCA ATCTCCAAGTCACCCGGCTGTCTCGATCCTACATCCACTTGCAGCGTCCTTGACTCTCTACTGTATTTAACGAGCAGCGTCGGAACCAAATGGTTAGCCTGA